In a genomic window of Methanoregula sp. UBA64:
- the acs gene encoding acetate--CoA ligase codes for MDKSADSVQQPKYYTPDPSYRTHSWMGDYTWTYNEFTRDPEKFWDNIAKKLHWFAPYDKVCEWNYPYAKWFINGKTNITYNCLDRHVLGERRNKVALIWKGERPDEERVFTYRQLLREVQRFANGLKKLGVGKGDRVCIYMPVIPEQIIAMLACTRIGAIHSVVFGGYGAAALNQRIVGAGAKIVITADMAIRRGKAIPLKHVIEEAIINAPAVEHLIILRREQRIPVELHSEMEIDFYDVMDDSGADCPAEVMDAEDPLFILYTSGTTGAPKGIVHTCGGYMVGAYYTTKYIFDIKEHDVYWCTADPGWITGHTYVVYGPLSVGATVFITESTPDYPDPGIWWKYVEEYGVNILYTAPTAIRMFMKLGEEWPNKYNLSSLRVLGSVGEPLNPEAFEWFYHVIGKDKCPIVDTWWQTETGMHMVTTVLGEPMRPGYVGKSVPGVIADVVDKDGKSVEPGKSGFLAIRQPWPSMMRTIWENDERYRKYWETIPGCYQVGDLAIKSEDGYIMVIGRSDDLIIVSGHNIGTAEVESALVSHKAVAEAAVIGKPDPLKGNTIKAFVTLRVGHTPSEKLKNELIYHVRITLGPIAMPSEIEFADNLPKTRSGKIVRRILKAKEMGMDPGDISTLDE; via the coding sequence ATGGACAAGAGCGCAGATTCCGTGCAGCAGCCAAAATACTACACACCGGATCCCTCCTACCGTACGCACAGCTGGATGGGGGATTACACCTGGACGTACAACGAGTTTACCCGCGACCCGGAAAAATTCTGGGACAACATTGCGAAAAAACTCCACTGGTTTGCCCCCTACGACAAGGTCTGCGAGTGGAATTATCCCTACGCAAAATGGTTCATCAACGGCAAGACCAACATCACCTACAACTGCCTGGACCGGCACGTGCTCGGGGAACGGCGCAACAAGGTGGCGCTGATCTGGAAAGGCGAGCGGCCGGACGAGGAACGGGTCTTTACCTACCGCCAGCTCCTGCGCGAGGTGCAGCGGTTTGCTAACGGTTTGAAAAAACTCGGCGTGGGAAAAGGCGACCGGGTCTGCATCTACATGCCAGTGATCCCGGAACAGATCATTGCCATGCTTGCCTGTACCCGGATCGGCGCCATCCATTCCGTGGTCTTTGGCGGGTACGGGGCGGCTGCGCTCAACCAGCGGATTGTCGGGGCCGGCGCAAAGATCGTGATCACGGCGGATATGGCGATTCGCCGGGGCAAGGCCATTCCCTTAAAGCACGTAATAGAGGAAGCGATCATCAATGCCCCGGCTGTCGAGCACCTGATCATCCTGCGCCGGGAGCAGCGCATCCCGGTCGAGCTCCACAGCGAGATGGAGATCGACTTTTACGATGTAATGGACGATTCGGGCGCCGACTGCCCGGCCGAAGTCATGGATGCGGAAGACCCGCTTTTCATATTATATACAAGCGGTACGACCGGCGCACCCAAGGGAATTGTCCATACCTGCGGGGGCTACATGGTCGGCGCCTATTATACTACCAAGTATATCTTCGATATCAAGGAGCACGATGTGTACTGGTGTACCGCCGACCCCGGCTGGATCACCGGCCACACGTACGTGGTGTACGGCCCGCTCTCGGTCGGTGCCACGGTGTTTATCACGGAGAGCACGCCCGATTACCCTGACCCCGGGATCTGGTGGAAATATGTCGAGGAGTACGGCGTCAATATCCTGTACACCGCCCCGACCGCAATCCGGATGTTCATGAAACTCGGGGAGGAATGGCCCAATAAGTACAACCTCAGTTCGCTGCGGGTACTCGGGTCGGTCGGCGAGCCGCTCAACCCGGAGGCCTTTGAGTGGTTCTACCATGTGATCGGGAAGGACAAGTGCCCGATCGTGGATACCTGGTGGCAGACCGAGACCGGCATGCACATGGTAACAACCGTTCTTGGCGAACCGATGCGCCCGGGCTATGTGGGCAAGTCCGTGCCCGGCGTGATCGCCGATGTCGTGGACAAGGACGGGAAGAGCGTAGAGCCGGGCAAAAGCGGTTTTTTAGCGATCCGCCAGCCCTGGCCCTCCATGATGCGGACGATCTGGGAAAATGACGAGCGGTACCGGAAGTACTGGGAGACGATCCCCGGCTGCTACCAGGTGGGCGACCTTGCCATCAAAAGCGAGGACGGCTACATCATGGTGATCGGGAGATCGGACGACCTTATTATCGTCTCGGGCCATAACATTGGTACGGCCGAAGTCGAGAGCGCCCTGGTCTCGCACAAAGCGGTGGCAGAAGCGGCCGTGATCGGGAAGCCCGATCCCTTAAAAGGGAACACGATCAAGGCGTTTGTCACGCTCCGCGTCGGCCATACCCCGAGCGAGAAACTCAAAAACGAGCTGATCTACCATGTGCGGATCACGCTCGGGCCGATCGCCATGCCCTCCGAGATCGAATTTGCGGACAATCTTCCCAAGACCCGGAGCGGCAAGATCGTGCGCCGGATCCTCAAGGCAAAAGAGATGGGCATGGACCCGGGCGATATTTCCACGCTCGATGAATGA
- a CDS encoding transcription factor S: MFCPECKTMLISSGGQLKCRKCGYIRKIESSEHMTREKKRTENDITIVDDEDTNIKTMPTIQIKCPKCDNNLAFWWLRQLRAADESEVRFFRCTECGHTWRQYD; this comes from the coding sequence ATGTTTTGCCCGGAATGTAAGACTATGCTGATCTCGTCTGGCGGCCAGCTCAAGTGTCGCAAGTGCGGGTATATCAGGAAGATCGAGTCAAGTGAGCACATGACGCGCGAGAAGAAGCGCACGGAAAACGATATCACCATCGTGGACGATGAAGATACTAATATCAAAACAATGCCCACGATCCAGATCAAGTGCCCCAAGTGCGATAACAACCTCGCGTTCTGGTGGCTCCGCCAGCTCCGGGCTGCCGATGAGAGCGAAGTGCGGTTCTTCCGCTGCACCGAGTGCGGCCACACCTGGCGGCAGTACGATTAA
- a CDS encoding acetate--CoA ligase family protein encodes MTQKMLSEAEGYDLLRKYEIPVPEYQIVKNGEDAATAAEKMGCPVVMKIISPQIVHKSDAGGVMVGIGSKKAALGAFTKIIDNAKAYNAEAQIEGIMVEQQAEPGLELIIGGRTDPAFGKVITFGMGGTMVELMKDITLRILPVSDEEIRQMIHEINAYPLIAGYRGSKPRDEEALVKIIANVCRFFEENERVIEFDINPLRLYESGACAVDARVIVADHVHKAERKEHPPVPLEFFTPRSIAVIGASQDSSKMGYAVMHNLLHFPGQLYPVNNKRPEIQGLKAYPTISAIPAPVDMAVITVPAVNVPSVVEECGAKGVSMVVIITAGFKEMGPEGKALEDRVVQIARGHGIRIIGPNCLGLIVPPRGIDTTYVHQSPKPGNIAFLSQSGAIINTVVDWSLAQNIGFSNVISVGNQCDLDFIDYLRYVEKDPKTKAIIMYIEQISDGKKFMEVVSEVAQSKPVIAIKSGSSRRGSAAASSHTGSLSGSYEVYMEAFRKSGVIAVHTLTGAFLAARMLAHPKRYPRGKRAVVITNAGGFAVLSSDYAERYGIELIDLPKDVVEELNEFLPEFWNKGNPIDLLGDATEKRFEKTFDVLTRHGDLWDMAFIVDFPNLVLTSEQLARQILKFSEKTQNRVIVTMLGGDSLNIGREMLKEHDIPSFDELDFTYRVMGRVLWQKFRVKAPGLL; translated from the coding sequence TTGACCCAGAAGATGCTCTCTGAAGCGGAAGGATATGACTTATTACGGAAATACGAGATCCCGGTCCCCGAGTACCAGATTGTCAAAAACGGCGAGGACGCGGCAACCGCAGCCGAGAAGATGGGATGCCCGGTCGTCATGAAGATCATCTCGCCCCAGATCGTCCACAAGAGCGACGCGGGCGGCGTGATGGTCGGTATCGGGAGCAAGAAGGCAGCCCTCGGTGCATTCACGAAAATTATCGATAACGCCAAAGCCTACAATGCCGAAGCGCAGATCGAAGGGATCATGGTCGAGCAGCAGGCCGAACCCGGCCTCGAGCTGATCATCGGCGGAAGGACCGACCCGGCATTTGGCAAGGTCATCACCTTTGGCATGGGCGGGACCATGGTGGAGCTCATGAAGGATATCACGCTCCGCATCCTGCCGGTCAGCGACGAGGAGATCCGGCAGATGATCCACGAGATCAATGCCTACCCGCTCATCGCAGGCTACCGCGGATCAAAGCCCCGGGACGAAGAAGCCCTTGTCAAAATTATCGCCAATGTCTGCCGGTTTTTCGAAGAGAACGAGAGGGTTATCGAGTTCGATATCAACCCGTTACGGCTGTACGAGTCCGGTGCCTGTGCGGTCGATGCCCGCGTGATCGTTGCCGATCATGTACACAAGGCGGAGAGAAAGGAACACCCGCCGGTACCGCTCGAATTTTTCACCCCCCGCTCGATTGCCGTCATCGGTGCATCGCAGGACTCCTCGAAGATGGGGTACGCGGTCATGCACAACCTGCTCCATTTCCCGGGGCAGCTCTACCCGGTCAACAACAAGCGCCCGGAGATCCAGGGGCTCAAGGCCTACCCCACCATCTCGGCAATCCCGGCGCCGGTCGATATGGCCGTCATCACGGTCCCGGCCGTCAATGTCCCGTCCGTTGTTGAGGAATGCGGGGCAAAGGGCGTCTCCATGGTCGTCATCATCACGGCCGGCTTTAAGGAGATGGGCCCTGAGGGCAAGGCACTCGAAGATCGCGTGGTGCAGATCGCAAGAGGCCACGGGATCCGGATTATCGGCCCGAACTGCCTCGGCCTGATCGTCCCGCCCCGCGGCATCGATACCACCTATGTGCACCAGTCGCCAAAGCCGGGCAACATCGCGTTCCTCTCCCAGAGCGGGGCCATCATCAACACGGTCGTTGACTGGAGTCTTGCGCAGAACATCGGGTTCTCGAACGTTATCTCGGTAGGCAACCAGTGCGACCTCGACTTCATCGATTACCTGCGCTACGTGGAGAAAGACCCGAAGACGAAAGCCATCATCATGTACATCGAGCAGATCAGCGATGGCAAGAAGTTCATGGAGGTAGTATCCGAGGTTGCGCAGTCAAAGCCGGTCATTGCGATCAAGTCCGGTTCTTCCCGCCGCGGTTCGGCCGCAGCATCCTCGCACACCGGCTCGCTCTCGGGCTCGTACGAAGTATACATGGAAGCGTTCAGGAAGTCCGGGGTCATTGCGGTACACACGCTGACCGGTGCGTTCCTTGCGGCACGGATGCTCGCCCACCCGAAGAGGTACCCCCGCGGCAAGCGTGCGGTCGTTATCACGAATGCCGGCGGTTTTGCCGTGCTCTCCTCCGATTATGCAGAGCGGTACGGTATCGAGCTTATCGATCTCCCGAAGGATGTTGTCGAGGAACTCAACGAGTTCCTGCCCGAGTTCTGGAACAAGGGTAACCCCATCGACCTTTTAGGCGATGCAACCGAGAAGCGCTTTGAGAAAACCTTCGATGTCCTTACCCGGCACGGCGATCTCTGGGACATGGCCTTTATCGTGGACTTCCCGAACCTCGTGCTGACATCGGAACAGCTGGCCCGCCAGATTCTCAAGTTCTCCGAGAAGACCCAGAACCGGGTGATCGTCACCATGCTCGGCGGCGATTCGCTCAATATTGGCCGGGAGATGTTAAAGGAACACGATATCCCGAGTTTCGACGAGTTGGACTTCACCTACCGTGTCATGGGCCGCGTGCTCTGGCAGAAGTTCCGGGTCAAGGCTCCCGGCCTGCTCTAA
- a CDS encoding dihydrofolate reductase family protein, whose protein sequence is MAAPTARPHVLMMSEITADGKLTLKKGASSKILMKYMAHETEILLHETRAAYDAIMVGANTIRIDNSFLTVRLVPGKSPIRVIPTSMADIPLDANVLGPDAPTVIAVAERAPADRVAAIRAKGVSVVVAGKDHVELPLLMQILAEQFGVKKLMIEGGPTLNWHMLHDKLVDEIRLIHLPFIVGGSDTPSLVGGMHINTEDEMIRLNLKKYYMCGTNLVSEFDVLYT, encoded by the coding sequence ATGGCAGCACCCACGGCCCGCCCCCACGTCCTCATGATGTCCGAGATCACCGCGGACGGCAAGCTTACCTTAAAAAAAGGAGCGTCCAGCAAGATCCTCATGAAGTACATGGCGCACGAGACCGAGATCCTGCTCCACGAGACCCGGGCTGCGTACGATGCGATCATGGTCGGTGCCAATACCATCAGGATCGATAACTCTTTTTTAACCGTGCGTCTCGTGCCCGGCAAGAGCCCGATCCGGGTCATCCCGACAAGCATGGCCGATATCCCGCTCGATGCAAACGTGCTCGGGCCGGATGCTCCCACCGTGATTGCGGTAGCGGAGAGAGCGCCGGCGGACCGGGTGGCTGCGATCCGGGCAAAAGGGGTGTCGGTGGTGGTGGCAGGAAAAGATCACGTGGAACTGCCGCTCCTCATGCAGATCCTTGCCGAACAGTTCGGGGTAAAAAAGCTGATGATCGAAGGCGGGCCGACCCTGAACTGGCACATGCTCCACGACAAACTTGTCGATGAGATCCGGCTGATCCACCTGCCCTTTATTGTCGGCGGTTCGGACACGCCGTCCCTTGTCGGGGGAATGCATATCAACACAGAAGACGAGATGATCCGGTTAAACCTCAAGAAATACTATATGTGCGGCACCAATCTCGTTTCAGAGTTCGACGTGCTGTACACCTAA
- the sppA gene encoding signal peptide peptidase SppA: MAQTPDNSPAYAAPGPAPRSAGLKWFLVITFGLIVVIGVLIASFYLNDNSHPGVKVIRMEGALSTGDFSDASGVGSEYVGDQLREAADDPMVEAIVIRVDSPGGTPAAAEEIISDMEYAKTKKPVVVSMGDMATSAAYYVSAHADRIYASPDTFTGAVGVIWTFSDISSWMKQEGYNVTVVKSGDKKDMGSSSRPMSTGEREYAQQIVNESFERFITDVTTQRMIARSDIDDGRVITGDDALKINLIDKLGNLNDAIAGAKELAEQRRK, from the coding sequence ATGGCACAAACACCTGACAATTCCCCGGCGTATGCGGCGCCCGGACCGGCACCGCGTTCTGCCGGCCTGAAATGGTTCCTTGTTATCACGTTCGGTCTCATTGTGGTGATCGGGGTCCTGATCGCTTCGTTTTACTTAAACGATAATTCCCACCCGGGGGTCAAGGTCATCCGGATGGAAGGCGCGCTCTCAACCGGCGATTTCTCCGATGCGTCCGGTGTGGGCAGCGAGTACGTGGGCGACCAGCTCCGCGAAGCAGCCGATGACCCGATGGTCGAGGCAATCGTCATCCGTGTCGACAGCCCGGGCGGAACCCCGGCGGCGGCTGAAGAGATCATCAGCGATATGGAGTATGCAAAGACGAAAAAGCCGGTGGTCGTTTCGATGGGGGACATGGCGACTTCTGCGGCATACTACGTGAGCGCTCATGCCGACCGGATCTATGCGAGCCCCGACACCTTTACCGGGGCGGTCGGCGTTATCTGGACGTTCTCGGATATCAGTTCCTGGATGAAACAGGAAGGCTACAATGTTACGGTCGTGAAGTCCGGGGACAAGAAAGACATGGGCTCCTCTTCCCGGCCGATGAGTACCGGTGAACGGGAGTACGCCCAGCAGATCGTAAACGAGAGTTTCGAGCGGTTCATCACGGACGTGACCACGCAGCGGATGATCGCCCGTTCCGATATCGACGACGGCCGGGTCATCACGGGCGATGATGCCTTAAAGATCAACCTCATCGATAAGCTCGGCAATCTCAACGATGCGATTGCGGGCGCAAAGGAACTGGCCGAACAGCGGCGGAAATAA
- a CDS encoding TATA-box-binding protein has product MKVNPEDSLKIENIVASAKVTDYLDLPELASKIKDAEYNKKRFPGVVLRMQNPKIAALVFGSGKVVLTGAKSVDSLSKGLNILGNQLRSFNIDIPKKLTYKIQNIVTSADLATAINLNKIAVGFNLERIEYEPEQFPGLVYRLENPKVVVLLFGSGKLIITGGKEPEDAKKAVIKILSDLRSLGLM; this is encoded by the coding sequence ATGAAAGTCAATCCAGAGGATTCACTCAAGATAGAAAATATCGTGGCTTCCGCGAAGGTAACCGACTACCTGGACCTCCCGGAGCTTGCCTCCAAGATCAAGGATGCGGAGTACAACAAGAAACGGTTCCCCGGCGTTGTGCTGAGAATGCAGAACCCGAAGATTGCGGCGCTTGTCTTTGGCTCGGGAAAAGTGGTACTTACCGGGGCAAAGAGTGTCGACAGCCTGTCTAAGGGCTTAAACATCCTTGGCAACCAGCTTCGGAGCTTTAACATCGATATCCCGAAGAAACTGACCTATAAGATCCAGAACATCGTAACCTCCGCAGACCTTGCGACCGCGATCAACCTCAACAAGATCGCGGTAGGGTTCAATCTCGAACGGATCGAGTACGAACCCGAGCAGTTCCCGGGCCTCGTATACCGCCTGGAGAACCCGAAGGTGGTCGTCCTGCTCTTTGGTTCGGGAAAACTGATCATTACCGGCGGCAAGGAGCCCGAGGATGCGAAAAAGGCAGTTATCAAGATCCTCTCGGATCTCCGCAGCCTCGGCCTGATGTAA
- the pth2 gene encoding peptidyl-tRNA hydrolase Pth2, whose translation MPKPAQSENKPGYEPSFRYKQCLVLRNDVKMSCGKKCAQAAHASIGAFENADKTLRKAWQVEGQKKVVLKADGERALFELKVIAERAGISTSLIQDAGMTEIPPGTITALGLGPAKSEDLDKITGALSLL comes from the coding sequence ATGCCAAAGCCAGCTCAATCTGAAAATAAACCCGGATACGAACCCAGTTTCAGGTACAAGCAGTGCCTTGTCCTGCGAAACGATGTCAAGATGAGCTGCGGCAAGAAGTGCGCACAGGCAGCCCACGCGTCCATCGGGGCGTTTGAGAACGCAGACAAGACGCTGCGGAAGGCCTGGCAGGTTGAGGGCCAGAAAAAGGTGGTCTTAAAAGCAGATGGCGAGCGGGCTCTTTTCGAGCTCAAGGTGATAGCGGAACGGGCAGGTATATCCACCTCGCTCATCCAGGACGCCGGCATGACCGAGATCCCGCCGGGAACTATCACGGCGCTCGGTCTTGGCCCTGCAAAGTCCGAGGACCTCGACAAGATCACCGGGGCGCTCTCCCTCTTATGA
- a CDS encoding ArsR family transcriptional regulator, giving the protein MRTENVMYFTEKEEEFANLLIEIGTKKNVAKVLVFLANIPEATSRAIERGTDLRQPEVSIAMRYLMDQGWISSRESKAESKGRPVKIYELAKPISDIMDSIEKEKKKEATTQLAMIQKLRDYIS; this is encoded by the coding sequence ATGAGAACGGAAAATGTGATGTATTTCACCGAAAAAGAGGAAGAATTTGCCAACCTCTTGATCGAGATCGGTACAAAGAAAAATGTGGCGAAGGTACTCGTTTTTTTGGCGAATATCCCTGAGGCCACCTCACGGGCCATCGAACGCGGCACCGACCTGCGCCAGCCCGAAGTCAGCATTGCAATGCGCTACCTGATGGACCAGGGCTGGATCTCGAGCCGCGAGAGCAAGGCCGAGAGCAAAGGCCGCCCGGTAAAGATCTACGAGCTGGCAAAACCCATCTCCGATATCATGGACAGCATTGAAAAGGAGAAGAAGAAAGAGGCGACCACCCAGCTCGCCATGATCCAGAAATTACGGGACTACATCAGCTGA
- the truD gene encoding tRNA pseudouridine(13) synthase TruD — MKESPYALERELGMQYYATDTPGIGGRLRTTPEDFIVKEIPREGKGGNTGPYLICRLTKNNWELQHAVKEIAKRLGISHRRIGWAGTKDKNAKTTQLISIFKVTPEEIAAFSLKDITLEVVGSANEQLSLGDLLGNRFDLAIREAEGEDLAGRVAAVTGAAGEAFPNYFGLQRFGVIRPLTHRIGELILRGEYEEAVATYVGLAFPHEQERIQDVRRHFFLSRDPLLALKEMPTQMSFERSMLSHLHTNPGDYAGALQQLPPKLLSMFVSAFQSYLFNCALSDRLKNGHGLSEPVPGDRLIFSNGRTDTVTAANIPTVTIHLARGRCGIALFMPGKDEPAPGTENAAVRDLLATHRITHDNFRTASVFVHAKFDGAWRPIAMKTAVESSVEENTVCLKFTLPPGHYATTVCREYMKADPLRMV; from the coding sequence ATGAAAGAAAGCCCGTATGCGCTCGAACGCGAGCTCGGTATGCAGTATTATGCCACCGATACCCCGGGGATCGGCGGCAGGCTCCGCACCACGCCCGAGGATTTTATCGTCAAAGAGATCCCCCGCGAGGGAAAGGGCGGGAACACCGGCCCGTACCTGATCTGCCGGCTCACCAAGAACAACTGGGAGCTCCAGCACGCAGTAAAAGAGATCGCAAAACGCCTGGGTATCAGTCACCGGCGGATCGGCTGGGCGGGGACCAAGGACAAGAATGCAAAGACCACCCAGCTCATCTCGATCTTTAAGGTTACGCCGGAAGAGATCGCGGCGTTCTCTCTTAAGGATATCACGCTCGAAGTTGTCGGGTCGGCTAACGAGCAGCTCTCGCTTGGCGATCTTTTGGGCAACCGGTTCGATCTTGCGATCCGCGAGGCCGAAGGGGAAGACCTTGCCGGCCGGGTTGCGGCCGTGACCGGGGCAGCGGGAGAGGCATTCCCGAACTATTTCGGGCTCCAGCGTTTCGGGGTCATCCGCCCGCTGACCCACCGGATCGGCGAGCTGATCCTCCGGGGCGAGTACGAAGAGGCCGTGGCAACCTATGTGGGCCTGGCGTTTCCCCACGAACAGGAACGGATCCAGGACGTGCGGCGCCACTTTTTTCTTAGCCGCGACCCGCTGCTTGCACTCAAGGAGATGCCCACCCAGATGTCCTTTGAGCGTTCCATGCTCTCGCACCTCCACACAAACCCGGGCGATTACGCCGGTGCGCTTCAGCAGCTGCCGCCAAAACTCCTCTCGATGTTTGTCTCCGCGTTCCAGTCGTACCTCTTCAACTGCGCCCTCTCCGACCGGTTGAAAAACGGCCATGGTCTTTCCGAGCCGGTGCCGGGCGACCGGCTGATCTTCTCGAACGGCCGGACCGACACCGTGACTGCGGCAAACATCCCGACAGTCACCATCCACCTCGCCCGGGGCCGGTGCGGCATAGCGCTCTTCATGCCGGGAAAGGACGAGCCCGCACCCGGGACCGAAAATGCTGCGGTCCGCGATCTGCTTGCCACCCACCGGATCACGCACGACAATTTCCGCACGGCCTCGGTCTTCGTGCATGCAAAGTTCGACGGGGCATGGCGGCCGATCGCCATGAAGACCGCGGTCGAATCCTCGGTCGAAGAGAACACTGTGTGCCTGAAATTTACCCTTCCCCCCGGGCACTACGCTACCACGGTCTGCCGGGAATACATGAAAGCCGACCCGCTCCGGATGGTGTGA
- the rpiA gene encoding ribose-5-phosphate isomerase RpiA, protein MAGTSDAVAAAKRAAGYRAAEMVEDGMVIGLGTGSTVFYAIEALSGMIRDGISVTGVPTSYQTAMRAREYGVPLTTLDDNPVLDLAIDGADQIDPQHRMIKGRGAALTREKCVAAAAFRFIVVTDEAKIVPRLAGVVPVETLPFATKTAMAQLRGLGCRPFIREAVKKDGPVITDNGNFIVDCQFEEIPDPAALETAIAQIPGVIESGLFTRFAGNATIIVGAEKKCSVLTSADVVP, encoded by the coding sequence ATGGCAGGCACAAGCGATGCAGTTGCCGCCGCAAAACGGGCAGCAGGCTACCGGGCGGCGGAGATGGTGGAAGACGGCATGGTGATCGGCCTTGGCACCGGTTCGACCGTGTTTTATGCAATTGAAGCGCTTTCGGGAATGATCCGTGACGGGATATCGGTTACCGGTGTCCCGACTTCGTACCAGACCGCGATGAGGGCCCGGGAGTACGGGGTCCCCTTGACAACGCTCGATGACAACCCGGTCCTCGACCTTGCCATCGATGGCGCAGACCAGATCGACCCGCAGCACCGGATGATCAAGGGCCGGGGCGCTGCGCTTACCCGGGAAAAGTGCGTTGCCGCCGCAGCCTTCCGGTTCATCGTAGTGACAGACGAGGCAAAGATCGTCCCCCGCCTTGCCGGGGTCGTCCCGGTCGAGACCCTTCCGTTTGCGACAAAGACCGCCATGGCACAGCTCCGCGGGCTTGGCTGCCGGCCGTTTATCCGCGAGGCGGTAAAAAAGGACGGCCCGGTCATCACCGATAACGGGAACTTTATCGTAGACTGCCAGTTCGAGGAGATCCCCGATCCCGCGGCCCTGGAAACGGCCATTGCGCAGATCCCCGGCGTAATCGAAAGCGGGCTCTTTACCCGGTTCGCGGGAAACGCTACGATAATTGTAGGTGCGGAAAAAAAGTGTTCGGTACTGACATCAGCTGATGTAGTCCCGTAA
- a CDS encoding CDP-alcohol phosphatidyltransferase family protein, translating to MNITALRPRFKQYLEPVARGFVRCGITPNQCSFLALVAGIAAAALFVERQFVFGSILLVLSALFDLIDGSIARQTNSHTNFGAVFDWIVDKYVDALVILGIGLSGITIVSGFLPVPPVADFAVVGLAMTGSLMNTFIKPVVYAEIGYREKVEGKIDDPLEGVGFFGRPETFLFLILGGITGYIWVSVIIIAICTNLSAIQRILYLYRALK from the coding sequence ATGAATATTACCGCCCTCCGGCCCCGGTTCAAGCAGTACCTTGAACCGGTTGCCCGGGGCTTTGTCCGGTGCGGTATCACCCCGAACCAGTGTTCGTTTCTGGCCCTTGTTGCCGGGATCGCTGCTGCTGCGCTTTTTGTGGAACGCCAGTTCGTTTTTGGGAGCATTCTTCTCGTGCTCTCCGCACTGTTCGACCTCATTGACGGAAGCATTGCCCGGCAGACCAACTCCCATACGAACTTCGGGGCGGTCTTTGACTGGATCGTGGACAAGTACGTGGACGCCCTTGTCATTCTCGGGATCGGCCTTTCCGGGATAACGATTGTCAGCGGGTTTTTGCCGGTTCCGCCGGTTGCGGATTTTGCCGTGGTCGGTCTTGCGATGACGGGTTCCCTGATGAACACCTTCATCAAGCCGGTCGTGTACGCGGAGATCGGGTACCGTGAGAAGGTGGAAGGAAAGATCGACGACCCGCTCGAAGGCGTCGGGTTCTTTGGCCGGCCGGAGACGTTCCTCTTTTTGATCCTCGGCGGCATCACCGGTTATATCTGGGTCTCGGTCATTATCATCGCGATCTGCACGAACCTCTCGGCCATCCAGCGGATCCTGTACCTGTACCGTGCGCTGAAATAA
- the artA gene encoding archaeosortase A produces MIEYLVLISCLGFLAFLIPGRHRKYAAIVGWVFIVLFLFATLPEYFAENNFLYPVMAVLSVPFLYITIKHLLAEDIRVHYLSRAAAIAFLIYFPFAIDDYTQISGLGTWLIGEVVGQVVWLLHLFNYPVNLEAWNIIAQNGFRVEIILACTGIQSIAIMLGVAAAVPTTLRQKVLAFLLVAPTIYILNLFRNVFVIMAYTSQWFPYYPDIAGNGEIGYESFFWAHNVIAEMLALVLLILIAYGLFTLIPRLGTFAEELFQLYYSELCTAFGKGGSRGPGPVPVPETGEPAPAVPGEPGKDPGSGS; encoded by the coding sequence ATGATCGAGTATCTCGTCCTGATCTCCTGCCTTGGATTTCTGGCATTCCTGATACCCGGTCGCCACCGGAAATACGCAGCAATCGTCGGCTGGGTCTTTATCGTCCTCTTCCTCTTTGCCACGCTGCCCGAATACTTTGCCGAGAACAACTTCCTGTACCCCGTGATGGCGGTCCTCTCGGTGCCGTTTTTGTATATCACCATAAAGCACCTCCTGGCAGAGGACATCCGCGTCCATTACCTCTCCCGGGCCGCGGCGATCGCCTTCCTGATCTATTTCCCGTTTGCGATCGACGACTATACCCAGATAAGCGGACTTGGCACCTGGCTGATTGGAGAAGTCGTGGGCCAGGTTGTCTGGCTGCTCCATCTCTTTAATTACCCGGTGAACCTCGAAGCATGGAACATCATTGCACAAAACGGCTTCCGGGTGGAGATCATCCTTGCCTGCACCGGCATCCAGAGCATTGCGATCATGCTCGGGGTCGCTGCTGCGGTCCCGACCACGCTCCGGCAAAAAGTCCTGGCATTCCTTCTGGTTGCCCCGACCATCTACATCCTCAACCTGTTCCGGAATGTCTTTGTGATCATGGCCTACACGAGCCAGTGGTTCCCCTATTACCCGGATATTGCGGGTAACGGCGAGATCGGGTACGAGAGTTTCTTCTGGGCCCACAACGTGATAGCGGAGATGCTCGCGCTCGTGCTCTTAATCCTGATCGCGTACGGGCTCTTTACCCTCATCCCCCGGCTCGGCACGTTTGCCGAGGAACTCTTCCAGCTGTACTATAGCGAGCTCTGCACTGCGTTCGGGAAAGGCGGCAGCCGCGGCCCCGGGCCGGTCCCGGTGCCGGAGACCGGCGAGCCTGCGCCCGCAGTCCCGGGCGAACCCGGCAAAGATCCCGGATCCGGGTCGTAA